Part of the Trichoderma asperellum chromosome 1, complete sequence genome is shown below.
TCTTCACAAACACCCAGTTCTTCGACTTCGATTCTGGCCAGAACACCGACTTCCAAGCCCAGCCCGCCAAACCTGAGGGCAAAGCTCCCCACAGTGGCACCACATCTGAGGATGTAAGCGCTGCACCCTCAGTCATCGGTGAAATGCCCAACTTGGATTTCATGTCCGGTGAGTCTACTattctttactatttttcGTCTATATTTTTATGCATATGcgcatgtttttttttcccgtttcACTTCCTTGCACCTATATTGCTGCTCCTCGCCTATCCGTCTTCTCATTCCTGGGAAGTAACGAGACCCtggctttttccctttccagCAGCCCACGCGCGCTCCTAGCGTGACTGGCGCACTTCGTCAACCATCTCCGCAATCACCACGCAGACATCCGGCCCATCTATCGGGCCCTTGCATCCTCTGgtccttttgctgctctgtCCCCCCCATAGCacttcatctccttctctgtCATTGGGACGAGCTGTCTCCTAGACTGGTGCGATGCAGCAAAGGTGCTTTTGGAGTGCGCCTGCGGAGTGGGGCATCCCGCACTTCACATGCGCTGACAAATCCCGGGGCTATGGCGCCATAACTCGTGATTTGGCATTCTCATCCTCAGATGCAACCATGGATCAGCGAGGCCTCGTTGCTGGCCATGGATGGCCCGGGAGATATATCCCCCTTTCCCTGATACCCGCAGTGTTGCtgttttgtcttgtttcGCCCTCTACTACTTCATCTGGTGATCCATTGGTGTGAGAGACAACATACTTGGTGTTCATGGTGCTAATTATCAATGGTGATATCAGACTTTGCCTTCCCAGAATTTAACAATAATACATATGCCGCGCCCCACATGAACAACTTTTCCGAACAGGGCTTTGCGCCCCTGCAGCCAAACCATGGCCACGTACAGGTTCCTCCTCACCATGCGCGGTTCCATCAGGCACCCCCACAGGTTGGCGAGAAGCGGAAGTCTGAGTCTATGAACCAGGAGGAAGCTGCTAGAATGGCTGCTGAGGAAGACAAGCGGAGGAGGAACACTGCTGCTAGCGCCCGTTTTcgcatcaagaagaagcagcgcgAGCAGGCTCTGGAGAAGTCCGCCAAGGAGATGTCTGACAAGGTTTCCAACCTTGAAAGCAAAGTGGCTCAGCTTGAAACCGAGAACAAGTGGCTGAAGAACCTCTTGGTCGAGAAGAACGAGGGCAATGAGGACATTGTTGCTTTGTGGAAAGAATTCACCAAGCATGCCAGTGACAAGAGCAAGGCCGCATCCGCCGAATCAAGTAGCGGCGAAAAGATCAAAGGAGAGCAATGAGCTGACTCATGTtgataatattttcttctcatctctCTTAATGTTGTGCTGATCGAAAGGAGCGGGGGGGCGTTGCTTTGGTTACTGGCGTTCTTATTGTTATTCGGGTCGAGGAAGCTTTGTCCTGTCTTGGGAAGATTGAATCACGGGATAACCGATTCAATCTGGGGCTGAAGTAAACGAAGCTGGGCCGGCGGATATCTATTTGGCTTTATTTGTATGTGGCATATATCCAAAGTGGTTGGAAATAGagagccaaaagaaaaagaaatgggcTCTATATGGGAAATGacgctttatttatatcatATGAAATGTTCAAATTTTTCTTCTAATTCTCGTTTTGcatctttatatatatatatggtcTATTGTTTGCCATCGGTGTCGTGATTGCCACTAGCGCCTATGCCATTGCTCCCTTCGCTGATGCCACGGGCCTCTCTCAGGGCAGCCAGACGTTGTTGGTTCCGCTTACCGATGATGCGCAGTGTGTTTTGTCTTTCGATCTCTGCCATCTTATCCCAGTTGGAGATGCGGGACATGGTGCCGTCCACGTTGACGACGAGCGGGCCGAGGGCGTCCAGCTTAACGGTTGTGCCTGAGCCGCTGACGTCGAGCGTTGTGACATCCTCGCCGCCATGAGAGCCTGGCGCTGGCAGAGCCTCTCGAGGCGACGGctttgacgaagaagatgaagaggatgagttGTCTTGAGAGTCGGAGCTCATCTTGtgagatgaggatgagaatGGCGAGACGAAATGGCGGGGCTGGATGCTGAGGAGTGACGAGCGGAAGGAGAAGACACTGCGACGAAGCATTGGCCTTGAGAGGTGTGAAAAATGGTGTAGTATAAGAAAGATTTTTGAGATTATATGCCGTAAGCGTTTTTGGGATCTATAAAATCCTCCACTTTCCTTGTTCGTTGGAGGTGTAGCTGAATTTGGATTGTATGCAGCCTGTATGGAGTAGTGGTTGCAAAGGTGCAGCCCGAAAGTTGGGGTAAAATTACTAGTATAAACTGGCTAGCCGCTGAAGAAAATTGCCGATTAGGTTCTAGagatcaagctgctgcagagacGTTGATATTTTTATGGGGTTGGGAGTGGTGGTGACGATGTCGGTGGTTCTAGAATGCTTtggaggttttttttttcttccttcgaGGCTTGGCCCCTCTCTGCTGTGTAATTGGCCGGTTTTGGCGTGCGACCTAGCCttagtgctgctgctgcggtgctCCATTTCATGCCCAAGAAATCTTGTGTAATTGCTGGGTTTATCTTTGCTTGAGATGATGTAAATCTTGCTATAAGAGATTTTAATTTGGAATTGTTAATTGAATCCAAGTATTTGAGAATTTGGATGTAAGTTTACTATTAAACGGGTGTTTTTGACGTAAGGCAAGGGGCGgaattttaaagttttgtAACACTATTACTAGGTACTTAAAGCACACGTAAACTTCTGCTTTCTGTAACATTCTGTAATTGGAAGTACCGTGAAAGCATTACGAATATCAAATTGAAGAGGGGAATAGCTAGGAACGAAGACTCTATATCGGAGAAAGATGTATAGCTGTAGAAGGAAAACCTAGCATGTCCTGACACCGGAAGTGAAAAAGATGATTTCAGCTATAGAGCCAACAATCAATATGACCGATCGGAAGGGAGCTGATGGGTGTTGATAGAGGTTTCTATGCGCATACATTCATGGCTTCCAATACTCCGTACTGCTCTTACGAATAACACGGAAGCTAGAAGAAAGACTGGAAGCTAGAAATACTAATCCTGatgccaagctgctggctggccGCTACCTAAAAATATACGGGTTACTTTAGTAGCAGCTAGTTCGGTAGTGGGTGCCGTAGAGGAACACGAAAATGAAGAATCCTGTAGGGGCCAAAAAAGCCCTTCATGTACGCACTTGAAGCTGCAGCggccccctttttcttccgaCAATTTCCAACACAGATAGAAAGATTCCGAGTTTCAAACAACGTCGTATCTCAATGCGCCGAGCTATTTGCGAATACTGCCgactctgctgctgatgctgggcACCACCACCTGTTCCGATTCGGCACTTGGCTTGATGGATCTTCAGCGTGGAGCGCGCCGGAGCGCCTGATTCAGGCGATGCCCCATAAGGCATCTCAACGGAAAGAGGAGACGGAATGGAATCAGGGGGACGGCCGTTTTCGGGACGCAGACGACACAGACGAGAAACGCGAGTCAAGGTGCtgttgcttttcttttgcggAGGTTGGATGGAGGGGAGAGAGACTATTCACTTGAGGCCACATCCTTTGCGGCCGAGTTGAACGAGTGTGTGATGAGCGGCGGAGAATTATAGATCTGGCAGGTGAGGTAATACAAGCACTGCACTAGGGTGCTATATTTGGGGCTGGATGGCCCTCGATCGACATCCGTCTAGAGACGCTGCTGTGCTTCGTATCACGGCCTGCATACATGTAGACATGCCAAGTGCGACGCTGCAGCCACCCGCTGCATGTCAAGCCCGGCAACACCGAGTAACGCAAAGGCATTGCTCGACCTATTCCTGTTCAACGTCTACTTGAGACATGCCCCGGGCCGCAGAGTATGAGGCTTTTTGCTAGTCTGCTCGACaagctacatgtatgtatcaGGCTGGGCTAAGCTGGGCAAACCAGAGACGGAGACGGACACCGCTCCTTTTCCTCGTTCTCTGGTTTGTTTATGTGCCCTCCTGCACATCGTTACAGGACCAGCTTTATATGCTCCACACCGGGGGAGGTTCAGCAGGACTTGTGGCTCGGAGTGACGCTGATGGAACTAACATGCAGCTgtggtggagggggaggagaaggggaagTGAGGAGTAAATGCGGCGGTGGGAATAGCCTCAGCTGGAGCACAAAGCTGACTGCCCAGACTTATtcgatgcagcagcaccaactCACCTACCTAAGGTAGTAATTGAGTAAAATTTGGCAAGTCTAAATTCAGTCTTAAAATCAAATCCAGTTTTGAAATATCAAGAGTCTCTTTGATACTCTTTgatactctttttttctcctcttttctcctcatGCTCTCTCCTTGTTTCGGCGCTCACTTCGCATCGGCCATGCCGTTCTCAACTGGATCGGTTGGCCCATGCCGATTTAGTTGCAAGATGCACAAGCCTTTCTCCCCTCTTGGTGCCCAGACGGCGTCGCGGATTGGCAGCCGGAGCGCTGCCTCCACCTGGAAGAGCCTGCCGGGTCGCTGCTCTCACTGCCAATCCCCTGCCAAAGCGCCTTGTTCGGGGGGTCATCTGGAGTATCTAGCGCTGTGCTTTACGTACGGATCCGTTCTTAGTGCTCGCGGTGGCCCCCTCTAGGCCTCTTTATGGCTCCGGTATATAGGTAGAGCTTCGCGGTGATGCCCCAGAGGTTTCTGGGACGTAATTTTCTTGtccagctctttttttccttgttgcTACCGACGACCAGAGGTTTTCAGCTCCTCTTGCTCGCTCTAGGCCTTTGAAAACTGCTCTTCACTCATCGTCTGTGCCTCTCGCTTGGACAGCTGAGTGACGTTATACCGTGCCGCTCTTCCGAAGCTGTCCCCCGTCCCGTACCTTTCTGCGGGCTACAAAGAagctcttttcccccttctcaCCTCTGGTCTGTTGCTCCCGACTTCAGGCCTCCTCCTTTCCGCTACTGCAGTCCGGTAATACTGATTGATTGGGCAATCTGTCTAGCTCTCCTAGTCGCAAACATGTTCTCCGGACGCAAATTCTCCATCAATCGCCATACCGGCGCCCCGAAGCCGCTGCTGCGACGCTTCAGCAACGCCGAGCCGTCGATGAATGGTTAGTGAGGCCTCTCTGCACGTCTCTCTGCACACCGGGACGAGATCGAAAAAGCGGATgttgccaccgccgccgcagcagagCCAGTCTTGCTGCTGTCAATCAAGCCACAAAGAAATCCCACCACcctattttccttttccttcttttgtcCAAGTGGCGGCCGTCAAAAGCAGCGGTGGCGCTCTCGAACTGGGCTTAATTGTCCTTGGATGAGCCCCGCCATCACAGCGACCCCAACTCCCAGGCCTGATTACCCCTCCCCCGCAGCTTGATAGCCACCGCCAGCTTGTACTGTGCTGACAGGGTTTCTGCCGTTGGAGCTGCAACATCGATTTTTCCCGACTGAAACTTGATTGAAATTTCATTGCAGGAAGCTGACATGATTTTGGCTTATAGAGTTCCAATCCAAGGTCCACAGACAGTTCCGCAATGCGCACGAAGGCCACATGCCCCATGCCGGCCTGGATGCCAGCCGATCATCTACAGGTGTCATCTGGTGTACTGAGCGAGCCAATGAGTATGGCTTCATGGATGAGCCTGACGCGTGGGCCAATCTCGGCCAGGGCGCCCCCGAAGTCGAGGACGAAATTGCCGGTTGCTTCAAGCGACCCGAGACAATCAACATCAGCGTTGCGGCTAGAGAGTACGGCCCTACAGCTGGTATCAAGCCCCTGAGAGAAGCTGTTGCCAAGCTCTACAATGAGACGCACCGTCAGGGCAAAGAGAGCCAGTACACCTGGGAGAACGTCGCCATTGTACCGGGTGGTCGTGCTGGTCTGATCCGAATTGCCGCTGTTCTGGGCAGCTCATAcctgtccttcttcttgcccgaCTACACCGCTTACAACGAGATGCTGAGTTTGTTCAAGAACGTAAGTTTTCTTCTAGATTGAGCACCCAGATATAATGGATGCCTCGTCTGACTTGGATGAATTGCAGTTTGCAGCTATTCCCGTTCCTCtctctgaagaagatggctacCACATCCACCCCGACAAGATTGCCGAAGAAATCGCCCGCGGTACCTCCGTTATCCTTACCTCAAACCCTCGCAACCCTACTGGCAGAGTCGTCGCCAACCCCGAGCTGGCTGAGATTCAGGATCTTTGCCGAGGTCGCGCCACCTTTATCAGTGACGAGTTCTATTCCGGATACAACTACACCAGCAACTGCGATGGTTCCACCATCTCGGCCGCTGAGAACGTCGAGGAcgttgacgaagacgatgttTTGATCATTGACGGTCTCACAAAGCGATTCCGACTGCCTGGATGGCGAATTGCGTGGATCATTGGACCCAAGGGTAAGCCAAAGACACAGTAACGAACTCTGATGATGGAGCTGCAAGTACTGACTCTTAATTTCTCTCTAGAGTACATCAGCGCGTATGTTGATAAAATAACGGAAGCTCACTTGATGATTTTGTGATTTAGCTAACACCCTTGTCCAGTATTGGCTCATGTGGTAGCTACTTGGATGGTGGTGCCGTGCATGCTCTCCAGGAGGCTGCTGTCCCCATGCTTGACCCTACCTTGGTTCAGAGTGAGATGGTCCATCTCCAGCGCCACTTCCGAGTTCGTCTAACCAAAAATGCTTGTTAATGATGTGAGAAAACGGGAATCTAACTGGCCAATAGGACAAGCGTGATTACACGGTCCGACGTCTACGTGAGATGGGCTTCTCCATCAAATACGTTCCCGACTCCACCTTTTATCTGTATGATTATGAGAAAAGcaccccccctctctctaaTAATATTCGTGTGCGGTTAGGCTAACTCTGTGACCTTTTCAAGGTGGTTGAACCTCGAGGGCCTCCCCGATGCCATCGCTGACGGCCTCAACTTCTTCCAGGCCTGCTTGGAAGAGAAGGTTATTGTTGTCCCTGGTATCTTCTTCGATCTCAACCCCTCACGACGACGTGATTTGTTCGACAGCCCATGCCACCACTTCGTGCGTCTGTCATACGGCCCCAAGATGGACGTCCTTAAGATGGGCTTGGACGGTATCGAGCGCGTTGTCAACAAGTACGTTTTATTACCGCAAATTGTATCAACTACGGCTACAGTGACCAAAGACTAACACTTGAATTTTCCCTCTAGGCACAAGCGATCCAACTAAAAGATTGAACAAGAGTTGGCCGAACTGACCCAAAAGCTTTGATCTTTTTAAGCCCCTCGGCGTAAATGACGGATATCGGCGGTTTGCCTAtccaaggcagcagcaatttTGATTGAATTTAGCAGGAAGAGGCGAGGGTGAAGCTTCCCAtgactacctacctagtaggtagtaggtgGAGTAGTGGAAGTATACTGAGTAAGGTGTGGGGCTATGTGCAAGGACTTGTTGAAGATGGATGAGCTTTGAACTTAAAAGAACGATGACCGTCACTCAGGTGGTTGaatggtggcggcggcctaGCACTGGTGTGTCAAGACGTAATATCGCCTcagatgaatgaatgaacaAACTGTTTCGAGACATCAGCCTGTCATGTGTGAGCCGCTCTGGCTACGTTGGGGCCACCGGTCCTATCCGTCCAATCGCTTGCCGCGCGCCCTGCCGCTGCCTCGCGTACCTGACAGCTTCCCACTCTCGGTTGGAAGCCTCTCGACCAGTTTGGGTAGGCTGCTCGCCAAAAACGGGGATCGCTCATGAACCCTTACCATGAAACCAGTTCTCTGGAACAGTCTAATGTGCTCGCTGCTCTGCGAGACGCGTGCCTAGGACGTAAACGTGCTAGACATCCAGGGGCCATGGCTACAGACGGCCATTGATGTCTCGTTGGTCATGTGTTGGTTCGCCCCCGTCAAGCCCAATCGAGATCCGGTTGCCTCTCTGCCTTGCAGGCGGCCTACAAAGGCGGCCGTGAggcgcttctgctgctccccGCGGCCATGCCCAGGCAGTGATGGATCCACACGCCAGGCTGCGCCACAGGCCAATCGATCTCCGGAGCCCTACCGGCCGGCCAGGTGGGGTCGGGTCTCTGATAATACGATACTTGGCGATTACGCCCAAAGTATGCCTAACTTATGGCAGGTGAGTAGACTGTCATCGGAATTCCAATGTGCATGGTGAGCgcttttttgtcttgttaGACAGATTACAAGGTTTCAATTAAAGTTAGTGAATCTACTTAGTCTGCTGCACAGACAATCGCAAGGTTGAAAGTTGGCAAAATTATAAGAACATGGGAGAGGCTTCCAATTTGAGCGAAAcgagtatttatatataggtatcTTCTATGCATGCAATTGGGCTGTTCATGAAATAACAATTGACAACACACGAAGAAAACTCTTGGAACAAGAAATTCAATCATTACCGAATAGGTATCAATTTCGCAAACAAAAGGCAGTTCTTTTGCTGTTTCGAGTGGCACAGCGGGTGGTTACCTTGGTTACCTGCCAGGCTTCggcaaacaaagaaagaaagacttgAAGAAAACGTCACGGCTGCCGGCACCGTCTGCCACTTGTCCTTTTGCCACTTGCGTCGGGCATATTTCTGGCAGGTGTAACTTGAGGCATGACTGATTGAACCAAGCTTGCACAGAAAACGAACACCGCCGGAGGActtgaaaagaaagattaaaTAAATCCCCAGC
Proteins encoded:
- a CDS encoding uncharacterized protein (EggNog:ENOG41); amino-acid sequence: MSNYSGRHGPNVSQYLRDLNTISPQADTMEDSNLNFEDDLTIFTNTQFFDFDSGQNTDFQAQPAKPEGKAPHSGTTSEDVSAAPSVIGEMPNLDFMSDFAFPEFNNNTYAAPHMNNFSEQGFAPLQPNHGHVQVPPHHARFHQAPPQVGEKRKSESMNQEEAARMAAEEDKRRRNTAASARFRIKKKQREQALEKSAKEMSDKVSNLESKVAQLETENKWLKNLLVEKNEGNEDIVALWKEFTKHASDKSKAASAESSSGEKIKGEQ
- a CDS encoding uncharacterized protein (EggNog:ENOG41); amino-acid sequence: MLRRSVFSFRSSLLSIQPRHFVSPFSSSSHKMSSDSQDNSSSSSSSSKPSPREALPAPGSHGGEDVTTLDVSGSGTTVKLDALGPLVVNVDGTMSRISNWDKMAEIERQNTLRIIGKRNQQRLAALREARGISEGSNGIGASGNHDTDGKQ
- a CDS encoding uncharacterized protein (EggNog:ENOG41); protein product: MFSGRKFSINRHTGAPKPLLRRFSNAEPSMNEFQSKVHRQFRNAHEGHMPHAGLDASRSSTGVIWCTERANEYGFMDEPDAWANLGQGAPEVEDEIAGCFKRPETINISVAAREYGPTAGIKPLREAVAKLYNETHRQGKESQYTWENVAIVPGGRAGLIRIAAVLGSSYLSFFLPDYTAYNEMLSLFKNFAAIPVPLSEEDGYHIHPDKIAEEIARGTSVILTSNPRNPTGRVVANPELAEIQDLCRGRATFISDEFYSGYNYTSNCDGSTISAAENVEDVDEDDVLIIDGLTKRFRLPGWRIAWIIGPKEYISAYVDKITEAHLMIL
- a CDS encoding uncharacterized protein (EggNog:ENOG41), which codes for MLDPTLVQSEMVHLQRHFRDKRDYTVRRLREMGFSIKYVPDSTFYLWLNLEGLPDAIADGLNFFQACLEEKVIVVPGIFFDLNPSRRRDLFDSPCHHFVRLSYGPKMDVLKMGLDGIERVVNKHKRSN